In Scleropages formosus chromosome 10, fSclFor1.1, whole genome shotgun sequence, a single genomic region encodes these proteins:
- the LOC108938326 gene encoding mitochondrial uncoupling protein 2-like, producing MAGLKPKDFAPTAAVKFFGAGTAACIADLVTFPLDTAKVRLQIQGESKSTEKSSGVRYRGVFGTIATMVRVEGPRSLYSGLVAGLQRQMSFASVRIGLYDSMKQFYTYGSENAGVASRLMAGCTTGAMAVAFAQPTDVVKVRFQAQMRGTSETKRYNGTMDAYKTIAQDEGVRGLWKGCTPNIIRNAIVNCSELVTYDIIKELILKYDLMTDNLPCHFTAAFGAGFCTTIVASPVDVVKTRFMNSSAGEYNSAINCAFTMLKKEGPAAFYKGFMPSFLRLGSWNIVMFVSYEQIKRAMSRAQQSWESPI from the exons ATGGCTGGACTCAAACCAAAAGATTTTGCTCCCACAGCTGCTGTCAAGTTCTTTGGTGCTGGAACAGCGGCTTGCATTGCTGACCTGGTTACTTTCCCCCTGGATACAGCCAAAGTGAGGCTTCAA ATCCAAGGGGAATCCAAATCTACAGAGAAGAGCAGCGGGGTGCGATATCGTGGTGTGTTTGGCACTATTGCCACCATGGTGCGGGTGGAGGGACCACGCAGCTTGTACAGTGGCCTGGTGGCTGGGCTCCAGAGGCAGATGAGCTTTGCCTCAGTCCGCATCGGGCTCTATGACTCAATGAAACAGTTTTACACATATGGATCGGAGA ATGCTGGTGTTGCCAGTCGGCTCATGGCAGGCTGCACCACTGGGGCAATGGCCGTGGCTTTTGCACAGCCCACAGATGTGGTGAAGGTGCGTTTCCAGGCCCAGATGCGTGGAACCAGTGAGACGAAGAGGTACAATGGCACTATGGATGCCTATAAGACCATTGCTCAAGATGAGGGTGTCAGAGGGCTTTGGAAAG GGTGTACGCCTAACATAATCAGAAATGCCATTGTGAACTGTTCCGAGTTGGTCACCTATGACATCATCAAGGAACTCATCCTAAAGTATGACCTCATGACAG ATAATTTGCCCTGCCACTTCACGGCTGCCTTTGGAGCAGGTTTCTGCACCACCATTGTTGCATCTCCAGTAGATGTTGTGAAGACACGTTTCATGAACTCCTCTGCTGGGGAGTACAACAGCGCCATCAACTGTGCCTTCACCATGCTTAAAAAGGAAGGACCAGCAGCCTTCTACAAGGG TTTCATGCCATCCTTCCTGAGGTTGGGGTCCTGGAATATTGTGATGTTCGTCTCATATGAACAAATCAAGAGAGCCATGTCAAGAGCTCAGCAGTCCTGGGAATCTCCAATATGA